DNA from Aggregatimonas sangjinii:
GCCCTCGATGAAGCACTTCAACCGCTATGTTGTAAGAAACGCGTAGGAAACAGTTACTTCTATTCCGTTTTAAATTTGAGACCTTCAATCTGTCGGAAACAATCAGAGTTTGGTTCCTGCCTGGGCTTATTGAAAAAATCATTTGCCGATTCCATTGCACATCGGTTGCTCCAATTAGTTGTTGGTGTATGTTTCCAACCTTTAAAAATAAGATGAAAGCTATTCGTGAAATTGTGAGTCATCGACTTTGCCCATTTCGCTGGTGTCTTATTATCATATTCTCCGCTTATAAATAGAACAGGAATATCGCTTTGGACTGCATAATTTTCAATTTCCGCAGCTTTTTTGACGGCCCATATTTCGCATATCTCATTGTCAAAAACAGCAGGTGACAGTCCTTTCACTTCTGGATATTTGTTTGTTTCACTTTCTATTTTGTCAATAGGATTAAAAGGATTTTCTTCTGAACACCATACAGAAAGACGCATTCCAACTCCCGCACCGCCACTCGGCTCTTGAAAGAGATATGCCAGTCTTTCTTTTACGGAACTCATATCATCATTCAATAATTTGGCAATTTCAGATGGAATGTTAGGAACACTTCCGGTCGAAGCTGAAGTGAACACCGTAATTAAATCGCTGCCACTTAAGTAAAATGACTCCAAATTACCAGTTTTTGGGTTCTCGACTTCAACTTTTAACGGATCAATTGTCTTTTCCTTTAAATACTCAAAAAATCGATTTTTAATGTTTGGATAAGCAGTGTTGCAGTCTTTGTCGTTTTTACAATCGGAAAGCAATGACGTGATAGACTCCATTAGATTCTGAACGCTTTCTGCATCGTAATTCACTTCCAAAGGAAGCGGCGAATCCATTACAACACTTCTAATTTTATCTGGATAATCACGCATTAAGACTTGAGCGATTTTAGTGCTGTACGACATTGTAAGTAGATTGTATTCGTCAATTCCTAGGGTGTTGACCAAATCATTGATGTCAGCTGCTATTTCGTTGGTATTGTATCCATTTAAGTCAATACCTTTTTGTTCCAGCCGTTCTTTGCAAGATTTCGCTGCTTTCGCAAATAACTCATCGTATTTGGCTGAATCAAAATTGGGTTGATTTGATTCATAGATTGCCTGTGCCCATTCCGGGCAATTTAAATGTGGTCGCGCATAATAATTTCCACGTTGCTCTACGAGAATAAAATCCCTGTCATCAAGATATGTGTAGTAATTCATGTATTGCGCAGATGGCATTGTAGTTGACCCTGGGCCACCTACCGTATAGATGATGGGGTCTTTTTTTGGGTTTTTGCTTCTACTTTTGAAAATATAGACCGGAAACTTTATTGATTTTCCAGTCGTATTGTTTCTGTTTTCAAGAACCTCTAAATACCCAAATGTGTAGTCTTGTCCGTCAGGAATTTTATGCGTTGTTTTTTTAGAAACCGAAAAAGTTGGAACAAATTCTTTTGCTGTCTTTTGTGTCGATTTGCAGCTCAAAAAAATACAAATAACCGCGATGAAGTATAGGTTGGTTTTCATAGACTTTAATTACTTTTTGTTACCATCCAAAACGCTGAGAAATTCTTATCTGTAGCTTGTGTTCTATCTTCTAATA
Protein-coding regions in this window:
- a CDS encoding alpha/beta fold hydrolase gives rise to the protein MKTNLYFIAVICIFLSCKSTQKTAKEFVPTFSVSKKTTHKIPDGQDYTFGYLEVLENRNNTTGKSIKFPVYIFKSRSKNPKKDPIIYTVGGPGSTTMPSAQYMNYYTYLDDRDFILVEQRGNYYARPHLNCPEWAQAIYESNQPNFDSAKYDELFAKAAKSCKERLEQKGIDLNGYNTNEIAADINDLVNTLGIDEYNLLTMSYSTKIAQVLMRDYPDKIRSVVMDSPLPLEVNYDAESVQNLMESITSLLSDCKNDKDCNTAYPNIKNRFFEYLKEKTIDPLKVEVENPKTGNLESFYLSGSDLITVFTSASTGSVPNIPSEIAKLLNDDMSSVKERLAYLFQEPSGGAGVGMRLSVWCSEENPFNPIDKIESETNKYPEVKGLSPAVFDNEICEIWAVKKAAEIENYAVQSDIPVLFISGEYDNKTPAKWAKSMTHNFTNSFHLIFKGWKHTPTTNWSNRCAMESANDFFNKPRQEPNSDCFRQIEGLKFKTE